In Arthrobacter sp. SLBN-83, one DNA window encodes the following:
- the rfaE2 gene encoding D-glycero-beta-D-manno-heptose 1-phosphate adenylyltransferase yields MSASPEPVDLSTQRALSDWLPGRLAAEQPSILVIGDVMLDGWWSGSIERLCREAPAPVVDIQTRESVPGGAANTAMNLAALGAKVSVAGIIGADDAGEDLRGQLAAAGIDVQHLLTHPDMVTTTKIRISSGGQVMLRLDDSAKTVPADALAALTASVRAAVERQDAVLVCDYGTGVVADPVRTALADVLGSGTAGTDRPLVVVDAHDPRPWAALQPDLVTPNAQETAQLLDQKLPEGQERVDAVGAEADALLRGTGARAVVVTLDRDGTVLLTSDGVRHRTWARPAAEKQASGAGDTFVAALTLARAAGLPLTASLDLAQSAADVVVHQPGTSVCSTAQLSRYLEAFADTALSADELERQMELHRAQGQRIVLTNGCFDVLHSGHTRYLNQAKQLGDVLVVALNSDDSVRRLKGAGRPINNGVDRAAVVAALSCVDYVTVFDTPTATPLIRRLRPEVYAKGGDYTPEMLEETPAVEEYGGRVAILDYVAERSTTAVVNRIRDGKGAASPVN; encoded by the coding sequence ATGAGCGCATCCCCGGAACCCGTCGATCTCTCCACCCAGCGGGCACTGTCCGACTGGCTGCCCGGCAGGCTGGCCGCGGAGCAGCCTTCGATCCTGGTGATCGGCGACGTCATGCTGGACGGTTGGTGGAGCGGCAGCATTGAACGGCTGTGCCGGGAAGCTCCGGCGCCGGTGGTGGACATCCAGACCCGCGAATCGGTTCCGGGCGGTGCGGCCAACACCGCCATGAACCTGGCTGCCTTGGGTGCGAAGGTGTCGGTGGCCGGCATCATCGGTGCCGACGACGCCGGTGAGGACCTGCGCGGGCAGCTTGCGGCCGCAGGCATCGATGTCCAGCACCTGCTCACGCACCCGGACATGGTCACCACCACCAAGATCCGGATCAGCAGCGGGGGCCAGGTGATGCTGCGCCTCGACGACTCAGCCAAAACTGTCCCCGCCGACGCCCTCGCTGCGCTCACTGCGTCGGTGCGTGCCGCCGTCGAACGCCAGGATGCTGTCCTGGTGTGCGACTACGGAACCGGCGTGGTGGCGGACCCCGTCCGCACGGCTCTTGCCGATGTCCTGGGCAGCGGCACGGCCGGAACCGACCGTCCGCTCGTGGTGGTGGACGCGCATGACCCCCGCCCGTGGGCCGCCCTGCAGCCTGACCTGGTGACCCCGAATGCGCAGGAGACCGCGCAGCTGCTGGACCAGAAACTGCCGGAAGGCCAGGAACGGGTGGACGCGGTGGGCGCCGAGGCCGACGCGTTGCTGCGGGGAACCGGTGCGCGCGCCGTGGTGGTCACCCTGGACCGGGACGGCACCGTGCTGTTGACGTCCGACGGCGTGCGGCACCGCACGTGGGCGCGTCCGGCAGCCGAGAAACAGGCATCCGGGGCGGGCGATACCTTTGTGGCGGCCCTGACGTTGGCCCGGGCAGCCGGGCTGCCGCTGACCGCCAGCCTGGACCTGGCCCAGTCGGCCGCCGACGTGGTGGTGCACCAGCCCGGCACCTCCGTGTGCAGCACCGCCCAGCTCAGCCGGTACCTGGAGGCCTTCGCGGACACGGCGCTGAGCGCGGATGAGCTGGAGCGGCAGATGGAGCTGCACCGGGCCCAGGGCCAGCGGATCGTGCTGACCAACGGCTGCTTCGATGTGCTGCACAGCGGCCATACCCGCTACCTGAACCAGGCCAAACAACTGGGCGACGTCCTGGTGGTGGCCCTGAACAGCGACGACTCCGTGCGCCGGCTCAAGGGCGCCGGCCGGCCCATCAACAACGGGGTGGACCGGGCAGCAGTGGTGGCGGCACTTAGCTGCGTCGATTACGTGACGGTGTTCGACACCCCCACGGCCACCCCGCTGATCCGCAGGCTCCGCCCCGAGGTGTACGCCAAGGGCGGGGACTACACCCCCGAAATGCTGGAAGAGACCCCGGCCGTGGAGGAGTACGGGGGCCGGGTGGCCATCCTGGACTACGTAGCCGAACGGTCCACCACGGCAGTGGTGAACCGGATCCGGGACGGCAAGGGGGCAGCCAGCCCTGTCAACTAG
- a CDS encoding aldehyde dehydrogenase family protein yields the protein MPTTAIETAAGNETAQGAGVTIQDPRTGEVLWTVPEAGPDAVNDAVSVARRAAPGWAATAPAERGAALRAAAKALEAAAQELAGLNASETGRPEAEALAGIAAGVSTLEQYAELGPVQRGHSLRGSRSATDYTIAEPRGVAVLLTPWNDPVAVACGLIGAALVTGNAVIHKPSERCPRLGEALGEVLAPAFPSGVFLTISGGAGVGAALSQAEVDVIAHVGSSASGARIAQAGALTGAHVIRENGGNDPLLVDRDVDPSWAAGQAAIGAFANSGQICTSVERIYVHREIAEEFCSALEAEAALRNSNGTVAPLVDLRMRDAVHAHVADALAQGARAVEGGAVPDGPGSFYPATVLLDCTGDMPVMTEETFGPVAPVQVVDTFDDGLRLACSGKYGLAATVLSGNIAHIQQAVAALPVGTVKVNAVFGGAPGGAAQPRGESGAGFGYGPELLDEFTQVKVVHIEAPPAPAGSRTGSIPEEQDLP from the coding sequence ATGCCCACCACAGCCATCGAAACAGCCGCAGGCAACGAAACAGCCCAGGGCGCCGGCGTCACCATCCAGGACCCGCGAACCGGAGAGGTGCTTTGGACAGTTCCCGAAGCGGGACCGGACGCAGTAAACGATGCCGTGAGCGTGGCCCGCAGGGCTGCACCCGGCTGGGCAGCAACAGCTCCCGCCGAACGCGGCGCAGCCCTCCGCGCCGCCGCCAAGGCCCTCGAAGCAGCTGCACAGGAGCTCGCGGGCCTGAACGCCAGCGAAACCGGACGGCCGGAAGCCGAGGCACTGGCAGGCATCGCCGCCGGTGTCTCCACCCTGGAGCAGTATGCCGAACTGGGCCCGGTCCAGCGCGGCCACAGCCTGCGCGGCAGCCGGTCAGCCACCGACTACACCATTGCTGAACCGCGCGGAGTGGCAGTCCTGCTGACTCCGTGGAACGACCCCGTAGCCGTAGCCTGCGGACTGATCGGCGCCGCGCTGGTCACAGGCAACGCGGTGATCCACAAACCCAGTGAACGCTGCCCGCGCCTGGGTGAGGCGCTGGGCGAGGTCCTGGCCCCGGCCTTCCCCTCCGGCGTCTTCCTGACCATTTCCGGCGGGGCCGGGGTGGGTGCTGCCCTGTCCCAGGCGGAAGTGGACGTCATTGCCCATGTTGGATCCAGCGCCTCCGGTGCCCGGATAGCCCAGGCGGGAGCCCTCACGGGCGCCCATGTCATCAGGGAAAACGGTGGCAACGACCCCCTGCTGGTGGACCGCGACGTGGATCCGTCGTGGGCGGCCGGGCAGGCTGCGATCGGCGCGTTCGCCAACAGCGGGCAGATCTGCACTTCGGTGGAACGGATCTATGTCCACCGCGAAATCGCCGAGGAATTCTGCAGCGCCCTGGAGGCAGAAGCGGCGCTCCGGAACAGCAACGGCACCGTAGCGCCGCTGGTGGACCTGCGCATGCGGGACGCCGTCCACGCCCACGTTGCCGATGCCCTGGCGCAGGGCGCGCGGGCGGTCGAGGGCGGTGCCGTGCCGGACGGGCCGGGTTCGTTCTACCCCGCCACCGTCCTGCTCGATTGCACAGGGGACATGCCGGTGATGACGGAGGAAACGTTCGGTCCGGTTGCCCCCGTGCAGGTGGTGGACACGTTCGACGACGGCCTGCGCCTGGCCTGCAGCGGCAAGTACGGCCTGGCCGCCACAGTCCTGAGCGGCAACATCGCACACATCCAGCAGGCAGTGGCCGCGCTGCCCGTAGGAACTGTGAAGGTCAACGCAGTGTTTGGCGGCGCACCCGGAGGTGCTGCCCAGCCCCGCGGAGAAAGCGGTGCCGGGTTCGGCTACGGGCCAGAGCTGCTGGACGAGTTCACCCAGGTCAAGGTGGTGCACATCGAAGCTCCGCCGGCACCCGCAGGCTCGCGAACCGGTTCCATCCCCGAGGAACAGGATCTGCCATGA
- a CDS encoding spermidine synthase, with protein sequence MGKRGKSGGRGRPAPGVVEVPKGVAPTGPVEGVYYIDTGDCELVADQDNSTGWLLKINGVMSSHIDLADPLFLDFEYMRWMAALIESRWPPSSPAGSPAAGGHKLRGLHLGGGACSMARYFSAAYPDARQVVVELDGKLAEYVRGWFDLPKAPLLRIRVGEARAVTETLTAQTRDFIIRDVFAGAHTPRPLTTAEFTAHAKRVLAPGGLYVANSGDAPDLKNAREDAATIAAAFKHTVIIADPAMLKGRRYGNMVMAGSDVPLGDDPQLRRRLLGGAVPAHLWDDAQVRAFAAGAPVRHDPAPPPSIAP encoded by the coding sequence ATGGGCAAACGCGGAAAGTCGGGCGGCCGGGGCCGCCCCGCGCCGGGTGTGGTGGAGGTGCCCAAGGGCGTTGCCCCCACTGGCCCGGTGGAGGGTGTCTACTACATCGACACCGGCGACTGCGAGCTGGTGGCGGACCAGGACAACTCCACAGGTTGGCTCCTGAAAATCAACGGCGTCATGAGCTCGCACATCGACCTGGCCGATCCGCTGTTCCTGGACTTCGAGTACATGCGGTGGATGGCGGCGCTCATCGAGTCCCGGTGGCCGCCGTCGTCCCCTGCTGGTTCCCCTGCCGCGGGCGGCCATAAACTCCGGGGGCTGCATCTGGGCGGCGGCGCCTGCTCCATGGCGCGCTACTTCTCCGCCGCCTACCCGGACGCCCGGCAGGTAGTGGTGGAACTGGACGGGAAGCTGGCGGAGTACGTGCGCGGCTGGTTCGACCTTCCCAAGGCGCCCTTGCTGCGCATCCGCGTGGGGGAGGCCCGGGCCGTGACCGAAACCCTCACCGCCCAGACCCGTGACTTCATCATCCGGGACGTCTTCGCCGGCGCCCACACCCCGCGCCCGCTGACCACGGCGGAGTTCACCGCCCACGCCAAGCGGGTCCTGGCGCCGGGCGGCCTGTACGTGGCCAACTCCGGCGATGCCCCCGACCTCAAGAACGCAAGGGAGGATGCCGCCACCATCGCGGCAGCCTTCAAGCACACCGTGATCATCGCCGACCCCGCCATGCTCAAGGGCAGGCGCTACGGGAACATGGTGATGGCCGGCAGCGACGTGCCTCTCGGCGACGACCCCCAGCTGCGCCGCCGGCTCCTGGGCGGTGCCGTCCCCGCGCACCTTTGGGACGATGCGCAGGTCCGGGCGTTCGCCGCCGGAGCACCGGTCCGCCACGACCCGGCCCCACCCCCATCGATTGCTCCGTAA